Proteins encoded by one window of Paraburkholderia sprentiae WSM5005:
- a CDS encoding recombinase family protein, with product MSTKAQSATSNTPRIYTYARFSSLQQADGSSIARQDAYAEAWAKQHGLILDRSLRMEDRGKSAHKGEHVKKGGALGAFIERIKAGDVVPGDTLIVENLDRLSRQSAQDAQTQFNAIVNTYGVDIVTMHDGVRYNREELARDPSPLFLALAVMVRAYDESSRKSSNARGAYRDKCERWLKGEYRGLIGQPRHIRASDGKLIKGTDPIWILYDTEAKRFELVPEKAAAMQRIIELYRQGHGSVEITRRMETEGLTISDKRAVVRIHKLITYPALKGDKVVVVDGQTYTLKGYYPPVVTETEFDELQLLVGKRGVRKGKGKVPAILTGMKMCYCGYCRQLMVGQTLTTTRADGTTHQNFRRLRCGSYANRAADCRGGASCSGVPVEKAIMTFCANQMNLDHLFTGNDKSDPLMRQLTAKRASLAKTDLKLKGIKDEMLNGDALPSTFREVLRELETNKRTLTQAITKLERELSINSAAQPAPAETWAELVSDVMALDYDARMKTRRLVQETFERIDVFSKGFECDGEHMAVRVTSKRGVVMGFEFNRRTGELIEATKTRKSKPLPKPARTPRMK from the coding sequence ATGTCAACGAAAGCGCAAAGCGCGACAAGCAACACGCCACGAATCTATACATACGCCCGTTTTTCCAGCTTACAGCAGGCAGACGGTAGCTCGATCGCACGGCAGGATGCCTACGCCGAAGCGTGGGCCAAGCAGCACGGCCTGATACTCGATCGCTCGTTACGCATGGAGGACCGCGGCAAGTCCGCTCACAAGGGCGAGCACGTAAAGAAGGGCGGCGCGCTCGGCGCGTTCATCGAGCGTATCAAGGCCGGTGACGTCGTACCCGGCGATACGCTGATCGTCGAAAACCTTGACCGCCTGAGCCGCCAGAGCGCGCAGGACGCGCAGACGCAGTTCAACGCCATCGTGAATACCTACGGCGTCGATATCGTCACGATGCACGACGGCGTACGCTACAACCGTGAGGAACTAGCGCGCGATCCATCGCCGCTATTCCTTGCGCTCGCGGTCATGGTCCGGGCGTACGACGAGAGCAGTCGGAAGTCGTCGAACGCTCGCGGGGCGTATCGGGACAAGTGCGAGCGCTGGCTTAAAGGCGAGTATCGCGGACTGATCGGACAGCCGAGGCATATTCGCGCATCAGACGGAAAGCTGATCAAAGGCACAGATCCGATCTGGATTCTCTACGACACGGAAGCGAAGCGTTTCGAGCTTGTACCCGAGAAGGCTGCTGCAATGCAACGAATCATCGAACTCTATAGGCAGGGCCACGGTTCGGTCGAGATCACGCGCCGCATGGAGACCGAAGGGCTAACGATTAGTGACAAGCGCGCGGTCGTCAGAATCCACAAGCTGATTACCTATCCCGCGTTGAAAGGCGACAAGGTGGTCGTCGTAGACGGCCAGACCTATACGCTCAAGGGCTACTATCCGCCGGTCGTAACCGAGACCGAGTTCGACGAACTACAGTTGCTCGTCGGCAAGAGGGGCGTCCGCAAAGGCAAAGGTAAAGTCCCTGCCATCCTGACGGGTATGAAGATGTGCTATTGCGGGTACTGCCGCCAACTTATGGTCGGGCAGACGCTTACGACAACGCGAGCAGATGGAACAACGCATCAGAACTTTCGTCGCTTGCGCTGCGGTTCGTATGCCAATCGAGCGGCTGACTGTCGAGGCGGTGCCAGTTGTAGCGGCGTCCCGGTTGAGAAGGCGATCATGACGTTCTGCGCAAACCAGATGAATCTCGATCATCTGTTCACCGGCAACGACAAGTCAGATCCGCTCATGAGGCAACTGACGGCGAAGCGGGCTTCGCTCGCGAAGACAGACCTGAAGCTTAAGGGTATCAAGGACGAGATGCTGAATGGCGACGCGCTACCGTCGACGTTCCGCGAAGTCTTGCGCGAGCTTGAGACGAACAAGCGAACGCTGACGCAGGCGATCACGAAGCTCGAGCGCGAACTGTCCATCAATTCGGCTGCGCAACCCGCACCGGCTGAGACGTGGGCCGAACTCGTCTCGGACGTCATGGCGCTCGATTACGATGCCAGGATGAAGACGCGTAGGTTAGTACAGGAGACGTTCGAACGCATCGACGTTTTCTCGAAGGGGTTCGAGTGCGATGGCGAGCATATGGCCGTTCGGGTAACGTCGAAGCGCGGCGTGGTCATGGGCTTCGAATTTAACCGGCGAACCGGAGAACTGATTGAGGCAACAAAGACGCGCAAGTCGAAACCACTACCCAAACCGGCCCGCACGCCTCGAATGAAATGA
- a CDS encoding DUF6966 domain-containing protein — MHSEINSLAQMLDQAEALLRSYGQVRWAEWLTKDARLIRSLDGYGLEHLLSAYGGMGSLNDVVLQRSNGGVGVLLDVGDNERFDKLRSEIYDLARRLRTGEWQ, encoded by the coding sequence ATGCATTCAGAAATAAACTCTCTTGCCCAAATGCTCGATCAGGCGGAAGCATTGCTTCGCTCCTATGGACAGGTTCGATGGGCGGAATGGTTGACCAAGGATGCAAGGCTGATTCGCTCTCTGGATGGCTATGGCCTCGAACATTTGCTTTCCGCATATGGAGGAATGGGCAGCCTGAACGACGTGGTTCTGCAGCGAAGTAATGGTGGCGTCGGAGTGCTGCTGGATGTGGGCGACAACGAGCGTTTCGATAAACTTCGTAGCGAAATTTACGACCTTGCGAGAAGACTCAGAACGGGCGAATGGCAATGA
- a CDS encoding ATP phosphoribosyltransferase regulatory subunit, giving the protein MVRKPRKYALWKVSSGAIFIDVGAEEAIVPALWSQDTFIQKAGGSEIIGQMWAFPDKKGRDCCLIPEATALFQERCMELLGRRQERMLFYIARCYRYERPQAGRYREFSQLGFEYLCPDPELAVKRSQEIAIGFFDSLGLSYEIDGSARRGLSYYLSGRGFEMRCTELGAQQQVVGGGAYREGAGFGIGAERLLLAMTAQGLA; this is encoded by the coding sequence TTGGTAAGGAAGCCGCGCAAATACGCGCTCTGGAAAGTCAGTTCCGGAGCTATCTTCATTGACGTTGGAGCAGAAGAGGCTATCGTTCCGGCCTTGTGGTCGCAAGATACGTTCATTCAAAAGGCCGGCGGCAGTGAAATCATCGGCCAAATGTGGGCGTTCCCGGATAAAAAGGGACGCGACTGCTGCCTGATCCCGGAGGCGACGGCTCTTTTCCAGGAGCGGTGTATGGAGCTGCTGGGGCGCCGACAGGAGCGAATGTTGTTTTATATCGCTCGATGCTATCGCTATGAACGACCGCAAGCTGGTCGGTATCGTGAATTCTCGCAACTGGGATTCGAGTATCTATGCCCCGATCCCGAATTGGCGGTCAAGCGTAGCCAGGAGATAGCGATTGGTTTTTTTGATTCACTTGGACTTAGCTATGAAATCGACGGCTCAGCTCGGAGGGGCCTCAGCTACTATCTGAGCGGCCGAGGCTTCGAGATGCGCTGCACCGAACTCGGAGCGCAACAGCAGGTGGTAGGCGGCGGGGCATATCGGGAAGGCGCGGGCTTCGGCATCGGCGCGGAACGGCTGCTCCTGGCGATGACAGCGCAAGGGCTCGCATAG
- a CDS encoding NHL domain-containing protein, which translates to MSHGTQLCPSIAVMLRALYALLLIATANPAAAQIISTVAGPGQGGAGAAGIAAEAIALDRWGNIYTAEPTFRVVRRIDHESGIVTTVAGNGQEGYSGDGGPATNASLDYPSGVVVDRAGNVFVADPYVGVVRRVDRKTGIITSVAGPGVGSANRGDGGPATQAALFPTDVALNREGDLYIADSAAARIRRVDHETGIITTAVKLASSYILAIAFGPHGDLYIVDPSPATVVRVDKRTGTITTVAGKSPPCSGAGLMASGCYNGDGIAATDAFLNIPTHIAFDCAGNLTISDTFNARVRQVNRQTGIVTTIAGNGQDSYGGDGGLATQASIGGPRGLAFGPEGDLFFAGSGYIRKVSGLPKAGRRCEERDEDRDGGDAGRPGDRTDRKDGGALLPWWW; encoded by the coding sequence ATGTCGCACGGAACACAGCTCTGTCCGAGCATCGCTGTCATGTTGCGGGCCCTTTACGCACTGCTGCTAATTGCGACGGCAAACCCCGCCGCCGCGCAGATCATCAGCACCGTCGCGGGCCCCGGTCAGGGCGGCGCAGGTGCGGCCGGAATCGCCGCAGAAGCCATCGCGCTGGACCGATGGGGAAACATATACACTGCCGAACCGACATTTCGCGTCGTTCGCCGCATCGATCACGAGAGCGGAATTGTCACGACCGTTGCCGGCAACGGGCAAGAAGGCTACAGCGGCGACGGCGGCCCAGCGACGAACGCCAGTCTCGACTATCCGTCAGGGGTTGTGGTTGACCGAGCAGGCAATGTGTTCGTTGCGGATCCATACGTCGGAGTCGTGCGAAGGGTGGATCGAAAAACGGGGATCATTACTTCTGTTGCAGGTCCGGGCGTTGGCAGCGCCAACCGCGGCGACGGGGGGCCGGCCACTCAGGCCGCGCTGTTCCCAACCGACGTGGCCCTGAACCGGGAAGGTGATCTGTACATCGCCGATTCGGCGGCAGCACGCATCCGGCGCGTGGACCACGAAACGGGAATCATCACGACCGCCGTCAAGCTTGCGTCCAGTTACATCCTGGCTATCGCCTTTGGCCCGCACGGCGACCTCTACATAGTCGATCCCTCTCCGGCAACGGTCGTCCGGGTGGACAAAAGAACAGGCACTATCACCACGGTAGCCGGGAAGTCGCCCCCTTGCTCGGGGGCGGGCTTGATGGCGTCCGGGTGCTATAACGGAGATGGCATTGCGGCGACCGATGCTTTCTTGAACATCCCAACGCACATTGCGTTTGACTGCGCGGGCAATCTGACGATCAGCGATACCTTCAACGCCCGCGTGCGTCAGGTGAATAGGCAAACCGGCATCGTCACAACCATTGCCGGCAACGGGCAGGACTCCTACGGCGGCGACGGCGGCCTTGCCACTCAAGCTAGCATAGGCGGTCCCAGGGGGCTCGCGTTTGGACCCGAGGGCGATCTGTTCTTCGCTGGCTCCGGGTACATTCGCAAGGTAAGCGGCCTGCCGAAAGCCGGGCGCCGCTGCGAAGAACGTGATGAGGACCGCGACGGCGGCGATGCGGGGCGCCCCGGTGATCGCACCGATCGCAAAGATGGCGGTGCGTTGCTTCCATGGTGGTGGTGA
- the treF gene encoding alpha,alpha-trehalase TreF, producing the protein MPSPDDFPCLSFRAWPSRRAAACVAAALAFAASTRVSAQSAPTYPQTQPAVPAVALPASAVAANAASSAALRQAENTDHAQPSPVVPTPPSELYGELYRDVELARLYADSKTFADMSPDEPPTQVVADYNSRRAQPQFDLKQFVERRFTLPPRAPKRYASDPNESVTAHIDTLWNVLRREPDANASPYSSLLPLPSPYIVPGDRFDEIYYWDSYFILLGLDASGQHALVDDELNNFSTLIDRYGHIPNGNRTYYLSRSQPPFFAQMVQLVARKEGDQVYAHYLPELRREYAYWMAGSEHLAPGNAAHHLVRLADGTLLNRYWDERAAPRDESYREDVMTAQQMPQRDAQDLWRNLRAGGETGWDFSSRWFADGKTLATVDVTSLVPVDLNCLMVDLERTLAKAYRVTGDAGHAENLELRARVRADAIRRVLWDPQLHAFGDYDFVHRTLTHRLTAATVYPLYAGVATRNDAREVAQTIRRDLLRPGGLATTRTTTGQQWDEPNGWAPLQYLAVMGLRRYSEPELARDIATRWIRTDVAYYQRTGELVGPQSIIDECPQGSVQQGLQPNGSEGSTAGVLRVLMQLYPDAMSSTKLDCRE; encoded by the coding sequence ATGCCATCTCCCGACGATTTCCCCTGCCTGTCGTTTCGCGCGTGGCCATCCCGCCGCGCTGCGGCCTGCGTGGCCGCCGCACTGGCGTTCGCTGCGAGCACCCGCGTCAGCGCGCAATCCGCGCCGACCTACCCGCAGACTCAGCCCGCCGTGCCGGCCGTCGCGCTGCCCGCATCGGCCGTCGCTGCGAATGCCGCCAGCAGCGCTGCGCTCCGGCAGGCCGAAAACACGGATCACGCGCAGCCGTCGCCGGTCGTGCCGACGCCGCCGTCCGAGCTGTACGGCGAGCTGTATCGCGACGTCGAGCTGGCGCGTCTTTACGCGGACAGCAAGACGTTCGCCGATATGTCGCCAGACGAACCGCCGACGCAGGTCGTCGCCGACTACAACAGCCGGCGCGCGCAGCCGCAGTTCGACCTGAAGCAATTCGTCGAACGGCGCTTCACGCTGCCCCCACGCGCGCCGAAGCGCTACGCGTCCGATCCGAACGAGAGCGTCACCGCGCACATCGACACGCTGTGGAACGTGCTGCGCCGCGAGCCGGACGCAAACGCCAGCCCGTACTCGTCGCTGTTGCCGCTGCCATCGCCGTACATCGTGCCGGGCGACCGCTTCGACGAGATTTACTACTGGGATTCGTACTTCATCCTGCTCGGGCTCGACGCGAGTGGCCAGCATGCGCTCGTCGACGACGAGCTGAACAATTTCTCGACGTTGATCGACCGTTATGGCCACATACCCAACGGCAATCGCACGTATTACCTTAGCCGCTCGCAGCCGCCGTTTTTCGCGCAGATGGTGCAGCTCGTCGCGCGCAAAGAGGGCGATCAGGTCTATGCCCACTATCTGCCCGAGCTGCGCCGTGAATACGCGTACTGGATGGCCGGCAGCGAGCATCTCGCGCCTGGCAACGCCGCGCACCATCTTGTGCGCCTCGCCGACGGCACGCTGCTCAACCGCTACTGGGACGAGCGCGCGGCGCCGCGTGACGAGTCGTACCGCGAGGATGTGATGACGGCGCAGCAGATGCCGCAACGCGATGCGCAGGATTTGTGGCGCAATTTGCGCGCGGGCGGCGAAACCGGTTGGGATTTCAGCTCACGCTGGTTCGCCGACGGCAAGACCCTCGCGACCGTCGACGTGACGTCGCTAGTGCCCGTGGACCTGAACTGCCTGATGGTGGACCTCGAACGCACGCTCGCGAAAGCCTACCGTGTGACCGGCGACGCAGGCCACGCCGAGAACCTCGAACTGCGCGCCCGTGTGCGCGCGGATGCAATCCGCCGGGTGCTGTGGGATCCGCAACTGCACGCATTCGGCGACTACGACTTCGTGCACCGCACGCTCACGCATCGGCTCACTGCCGCGACCGTGTATCCCCTCTACGCCGGGGTCGCGACGCGCAACGACGCGCGCGAGGTGGCGCAGACGATCCGACGCGATCTGCTGCGCCCGGGCGGTCTCGCGACGACGCGGACCACCACCGGCCAGCAGTGGGACGAACCGAACGGCTGGGCGCCGCTGCAGTACCTCGCGGTGATGGGGCTGCGCCGCTATAGCGAGCCGGAGCTCGCGCGCGATATCGCGACCCGCTGGATTCGCACCGACGTTGCGTACTATCAGCGCACCGGCGAGCTCGTTGGACCTCAAAGTATAATAGATGAATGCCCGCAGGGCTCCGTCCAGCAAGGGCTTCAGCCGAATGGAAGCGAAGGCTCGACCGCTGGTGTGCTACGCGTGCTGATGCAGCTCTATCCGGACGCGATGAGTTCAACGAAGCTCGATTGCCGCGAATAG